One window of the Gymnogyps californianus isolate 813 chromosome 13, ASM1813914v2, whole genome shotgun sequence genome contains the following:
- the SEMA3G gene encoding semaphorin-3G: MRAAVSVCWLGAALLAAGRSLPRLRLPYRELLGTNRSVLFFGHRGFLGFRSLYLDEYRDRLFIGGKDVLYSLLLDGASADAKEIYWPPLPGQTEECFRKGKDPGTDCANYVRVLHPYNRTHLLACGTGAFHPICAFIYVGHRGEHTFSLDPASVETSRGRCPHEPSRAFASTIIGGELYAGLTADFLGRDPGIFRSMGTRSALRTEVDQRLLNDPKFVAAHLIPDNDDRDNDKAYFFFTEKVVEADSKEHTIVSRVARVCVNDAGGQRVLVNKWSTFNKARLVCSVPGPGGIDTHFDELEDVFLLRTKDGKSPEIYALFSTISHVFQGSAVCVYRMADIREVFNGPFAHRESPHHQWGAYEGRVPYPRPGVCPSKTTNQPRRQYGTTKDFPDEVLHFARAHPLMYRPVYPRHRRPLLVKTDLPHRLCQLVVDRVEAEDGQHDVLFLGTDAGSVLKVVVLQKTSSAMTEEVVLEQLQVFKAPVPITQMEISVKRQMLYVGSSLGVAQVRLHRCETYGTACAECCLARDPYCAWDGTACTRYQPSGKRRYRRQDIRHGNPVHQCLDQNLTVDDFESVEEKVLYGAEDNSTFLECVPRSPQASVQWFVQRPPNEQRDEVKTDERILQTEQGLLFRKLHRHDAGVYYCKTLEHGFTQTVAKTALEVIASEQLAHTFPRERGDEPPRLPCPEPRLAPQVPKTWFKDIMHLISSQNPWRVEEYCARLWCGSRPHHRKSKLAQAKHALAGVDVGKKGRMAKPHGERNRVPRQAAAT; encoded by the exons atGCGGGCGGCGGTGTCGGTGTgctggctgggggctgcgcTGCTGGCGGCGGGGCGCAGCCTGCCCCGGCTCCGCCTGCCCTACCGCG AGCTTTTGGGCACCAACCGCTCCGTCCTCTTCTTCGGCCACCGAGGCTTCCTGGGCTTCCGCTCCCTCTACCTGGATGAGTACCGTGACCGGCTCTTCATCGGGGGGAAGGATGTGCTCTACTCCCTGCTCCTGGATGGGGCCAGCGCGGATGCCAAGGAG ATCTACTGGCCGCCTCTCCCTGGGCAGACGGAGGAGTGTTTTCGGAAGGGGAAGGACCCAGGG ACCGACTGCGCCAACTACGTCCGTGTGCTGCACCCCTACAACCGGACGCACTTGCTGGCCTGCGGGACGGGCGCCTTCCACCCCATCTGCGCCTTCATCTACGTGGGGCACCGTGGCGAG CACACCTTCAGCCTGGACCCCGCCAGCGTGGAGACCAGCCGGGGCAGGTGCCCGCACGAGCCCAGCCGTGCTTTTGCCAGCACCATCATCG GCGGGGAGCTGTACGCCGGCCTCACCGCAGATTTCTTGGGCCGCGATCCCGGCATCTTCCGCAGCATGGGGACCCGCTCTGCCTTGCGCACCGAGGTGGACCAGCGCTTACTCAACG ACCCCAAATTTGTGGCAGCCCACTTGATCCCGGACAACGATGACCGGGACAACGACAAAGCCTATTTCTTCTTCACGGAGAAGGTGGTGGAGGCAGACAGCAAGGAGCACACCATCGTCAGCCGGGTGGCACGGGTCTGCGTG aaCGATGCTGGTGGCCAGAGGGTGCTGGTCAACAAGTGGAGTACCTTCAACAAAGCCCGGCTGGTGTGCTCCGTCCCCGGCCCTGGTGGCATCGACACCCATTTTGATGAGCTGG AGGATGTCTTCTTGCTGAGGACAAAGGATGGGAAGAGCCCGGAGATCTACGCCCTCTTCAGCACCATCAG CCATGTCTTCCAGGGCTCTGCTGTCTGCGTGTACCGCATGGCCGACATCCGGGAGGTCTTCAACGGGCCCTTCGCCCACCGGGAGAGCCCCCACCACCAGTGGGGCGCCTACGAGGGCAGGGTGCCCTACCCACGGCCAGGCGTG TGTCCCAGCAAGACCACCAACCAGCCCCGGCGGCAGTACGGCACCACCAAGGACTTCCCCGACGAGGTGCTGCACTTCGCCCGCGCTCACCCCCTCATGTACAGGCCTGTGTACCCCCGGCACCGCCGGCCCCTCCTAGTGAAGACCGACCTGCCCCACCGCCTGTGCCAGCTTGTGGTGGACCGGGTGGAGGCTGAGGACGGGCAGCACGACGTACTCTTCCTCGGGACGG aCGCCGGCTCGGTGCTGAAGGTGGTGGTCCTGCAGAAGACAAGCTCAGCCATGACTGAGGAAGTCgtcctggagcagctgcaggttTTTAAG GCACCTGTGCCCATCACCCAGATGGAGATCTCCGTCAAGCGC CAAATGCTCTACGTGGGCTCCAGCCTGGGGGTGGCCCAGGTACGGCTGCACCGGTGCGAGACCTACGGCACGGCTTGTGCTGAATGCTGCCTGGCCAGGGATCCCTACTGCGCCTGGGACGGCACCGCCTGCACCCGCTACCAGCCCTCTGGCAAGCGCCGCTATCGCCGCCAGGACATCCGCCACGGCAATCCTGTGCACCAGTGTCTGGACCAGAATCTGACTG TGGATGATTTTGAGAGCGTTGAGGAGAAGGTGCTTTATGGGGCGGAGGACAACAGCACCTTCCTGGAGTGCGTGCCCCGGTCCCCGCAGGCCAGCGTGCAGTGGTTCGTCCAGAGGCCCCCCAACGAGCAGCGGGACGAG GTGAAGACGGACGAGCGGATCCTGCAGACGGAGCAAGGGCTGCTCTTCCGCAAGCTGCACCGCCACGACGCCGGCGTCTACTACTGCAAAACACTGGAGCACGGCTTCACCCAGACGGTGGCCAAGACGGCCCTGGAGGTGATTGCCAGCGAGCAGCTGGCACACACCTTCCCCCGGGAGCGGGGGGACGAGCCCCCACGCCTGCCTTGCCCCGAGCCCCGGCTGGCGCCACAGGTTCCCAAAACCTGGTTCAAGGACATCATGCACCTCATCAGCTCCCAGAACCCGTGGCGGGTGGAGGAGTACTGCGCCCGCCTCTGGTGTGGCAGCCGCCCCCACCACCGCAAGAGCAAGCTGGCCCAGGCCAAGCACGCCCTGGCCGGCGTGGACGTGGGCAAGAAGGGACGGATGGCCAAACCTCACGGCGAGAGGAACCGCGTGCCCCGGCAAGCGGCGGCCACTTAG